GTCCGCCGCGTGGGCCCCGCCGGTGGCGTCGCTGCTCGTGCCGGACGGCGTGCGGATCGACGTCACCAGCACGGCGCGCAGCGTGCTGGGGGGCCCGGGCGGCGCGGCGCCGGGTCCGGCGGGCGGCGGATGACGGCGCGCGGTCGCCCGGCCGCCGACGGGATCAGGCGCCGGGCCGCCGCGGCCGCGGGACGTACCGCGGCACGTACCGCACGAGGATCCCCGCGCCGATGAGCCCGAGCACGCCCATCACGCCGCTGGCGATCGTGAGCGAGGCGCCCGCGGTGATCGCGGCGATGAGGAGCGGCGACGCCGCGCTGCCCGCGTCGCCCGTGAAGCGCCACGCGCCGAGGAACGGGGCCGGGTCCTCGCGCGGGGCGAGGTCGGCGCCGAGGGTCATGAGGATCCCCGAGCCCACGCCGTTCGCGACCGACATGAACATGGCGACGCCGATGAACCACTGCACGTTCGTGGGCAGGTCGGGCGTGAGCGCGAGCACGAGGTAGCCGATGCCGAGCCCGACCATCGACGGCACGGCGCTCCAGAGGCGGCCGAAGCGGTCCATGATCTGGCCGCTCGCGTAGAAGAGGGCGAAGTCCACGCCGCCGGCGATGCCGATGATGAGCGCCGTGTTCGCATCCGAGATGCCGATGCTCACGGCCCACAGGGGGAGGAGCACGCCGCGGCCCGCGCGCATCGCGCCGATGAGGGCCGCGCCAGAGCCGAGCTTCACGAGCACGCCCTTGAACCGCCACAGCGTCTGCGCGAGGCCCGCCGACTCGCGGGCCGGGGGAGCGGTGCCCGCGGCGGCCGCGACCGACTCGTCGTCCTGCGGCTCACCGGCCGTCGCCGGGGCGGCGCTCTGCAGGTCGGCCGCGCGGTTGCGGCGCACGACGTCCATCGGGTCGGGCAGCACGAGCAGCGTCACGGCGGCCGCGAGGCACGCGACGATGTGGATCACGAAGGCCGACTGCGACGCCCCCGTCAGGTGGATCACCGCGGCGGCGAGGAACGGCCCCACGAAGTACCCGGCGCGGAAGGTGCCGCCGAGCGTCGAGAGCGCCCGGGCCCGGTAGGCCTGCGGCACGAAGCTCGTCATGAACGCGTGCCGGGCCAGCGCGAAGACGGCCGTCGAGACGCCGATGAGGAAGACGCCCACGCCGAGCACGAGCGGGTTCGGCGCGAGGAGGCACAGCACCAGGCCGCCGATGGAGACGAAGGCCGCGCCGATCATGCTGGTGCGCTCGCCGATGCGGCTCACCACCGAGCCGCTCGGGATGTCGCCCACCAGCTCGCCGAGCATGATCATGCCGCCGATGAACGCGGCGATCGCGAGCGAGGCGCCGAGGCTGCCGGCGACGATCGGGATGATGGGGATGATCGCCCCCTCGCCGATGGAGAACAGGAGCGCGGGCAGCAGCGCCGGGAGCGCCACCTCGCGGAGGGAGAAGGGGGTCTCGGGGCTCGACATCGCCCCCGAGCCTACGCGCGGGCGCACCCGGCGCCGGACGGCCGCGACGACCCGGACGGTAGGCTGGGCGGCACCATGATCGACCAGGACTTCTCTTCGCGGATCACAGAATTGCGCGACACCTACTCCAACATCCGCTCGGTCGTGGGCGTCGAGCGCCTGCAGCAGGAGGTCGAGGAGCTGAGCGCCCAGGCGGGCGAGCCGGACCTCTGGGACGACACCGAGAAGGCGCAGAAGGTCACGAGCGACCTGAGCCACCGCCAGTCGGAGCTGAAGCGCATCGACGAGCTGCAGCGCCGCCTCGACGACCTCGACGTGCTCGTCGAGATGGCCAAGGACGACGAGGAGTCCGCCGAGGAGGCGGTCGTCGAGCTCGACGGCATCACCAAGATCATGGACGAGCTCGAGGTGCAGACGCTCCTCAACGGCGAGTTCGATCCCCGCCCCGCCGTGGTCACGATCCGCGCGGGCGCCGGCGGCGTCGACGCGGCCGACTTCGCCGAGATGCTCATGCGCATGTACCTGCGCTGGGCCGAGCAGCACGACTACCGCGCCACCGTCCTCGACACGTCCTACGCAGAGGAGGCGGGCATCAAGTCGGCCACCTTCGAGATCGACGCGCCCTATGCGTTCGGCACGCTCTCCGTCGAGGCCGGCACCCACCGGCTCGTGCGGATGAGCCCCTTCAACTCGGCCGGCAAGCGCCAGACGTCGTTCGCGGCGGTCGAGGTCGTGCCGCTAATCGAGCAGACCGAGTCCATCGACATCCCCGAGAACGACATGCGGGTCGACGTCTTCCGCTCGTCCGGCCCCGGCGGCCAGTCCGTCAACACGACCGACTCCGCGGTGCGCATCACCCACCTGCCCACCGGCATCGTCGTCACCTGCCAGAACGAGAAGAGCCAGATCCAGAACCGCGCCGCCGCCCTCCGGGTGCTGCAGTCGCGGCTGCTCCTCGTGCAGCGCGAGCAGGAGGCGGCCACCAAGAAGGAGCTCGCCGGCAACATCACGGCGAGCTGGGGCGACCAGATGCGCAGCTACGTGCTCGCGCCGTACCAGATGGTCAAGGACCTCCGCACGGAGCACGAGGTCAACAACCCGTCGAACGTGTTCGACGGCGACCTCGACGGCTTCATCTCCGCGGGGATCCGCTGGCGGAAGTCGCCCGAGCGCGCCTGAGAGAGTGCGGCGGACTCCCGGCCGCGGTGAGTCGATGCGGCGATCGGGTGCTCCCGTGCCTAGGGTCGTACCGACATGATCAGGTTCGACCACGTATCCAAGGTGTATCCCGGCAACCCCCGACCGGCGCTGAGCTCCGTCGACCTCGAGATCCTCCGGGGGGAGTTCGTCTTCCTCGTCGGCGCGTCCGGGTCCGGCAAGTCCAGCTTCCTGCGTCTCGTGCTCAAGGAGGACCGGCCTACGCAGGGCACGATCCACGTCCTGGGCCAGCAGCTGAACCAGTTGTCGAGCCGCAAGGTCCCGTACTACCGGCGCAGCCTGGGGGTGGTGTTCCAGGACTTCCGGCTGCTCCCGAACAAGTCGGTGTTCGACAACGTCGCCTTCACCCTCCAGGTGATCGGCAAGTCGCGCGGCTTCATCCAGGAGGCCGTCCCCGACGTGCTCGCCATGGTGGGCCTGCAGGGCAAGGAGCAGCGCCTCCCGCACGAGCTCTCCGGCGGCGAGCAGCAGCGCGTCGCCATCGCGCGCGCCGTGGTCAACAAGCCCGCCGTGCTCCTCGCCGACGAGCCCACCGGCAACCTCGACCCGCTGACGAGCGCGGGCATCATGCAGGTGCTGGAGCGGATCAACGCCAACGGCACCACCGTGATCATGGCCACCCACGACTCCGGGATCGTCGACCAGATGCAGAAGCGCGTCATCGAGCTGATCGGCGGCGAGGTCGTCCGCGACGAGATCGGCGGCCAGTACCAGACCTCCGCGATCGACCTGCCGCGGACGGCCGAGAACCCCGTGGGCGTGAACCCCGAGCACCCGCCCGTCGCCGCGCCGACGCCCGTGTTCGTGCCGGCCGCGCCGCTGCCCGCCCCGAAGCGGCCGACCGCTCCCGCCGAGCCCGCGACCGCCGCCGAGCGCCGGGAGAAGGCGCGGCGCGACAAGCAGCGCCGCGCCGACGAGAAGGCCCGCGCCAAGGAGGAGGCGGCCCGCGAGGCCGCGGCCGCCAAGGCCGCCCGCAAGGCGCCGAGGAAGGGCGCGGACGAGCGCCCGGCCGCGGTCGCCGCACCCGCTCCGACTCCGGCTCCGGCTCCGGAGGACGCGTCCGCCGCGACGATCATCCCGGCCGGCGCCCCCGACCGCGACGACCGGTCCGACCGCGACAGCCGGCCCGCACGGGATGACGCGCCCGCACGCGGTGCGGACGACGAGGACCCGGTGTACGCGCCGTCGGCGTTCGCCTCGGCCGCGCGCGTGGATCCCGTCCCCGAGCGCGACGCAGGCCGCGACCGCCCCGCCCCGGAGCCGTCCGCGGACGACCTCCGCGCGGACGACCGCCGCGCGTCCGAGGCCGCGCGCCCTGAGCAGGATCGTCCGGGGCCGACCCGGTCCGAGCCGACGGCCGCCGAGCCCCCGCGCACCGAGCCGCCCCGCCGCGAGCCCGCCCGTGCGGAGTCCGTCGAGCAGTCGCCGTCCCGCGCCGTGCCGGTGATCCGCGACGAGGCCCCGATCGTCGACGACGCCCCGCCCGCACCGCCGACCCCGCCCGCCCCCAGCCGGCGGAACGGCGGAGGCGCGGCGCCCGCCGCCCCGAGCACCGGGTCCATCCGCCGCCTCCCCGAGGGCACCGGCGTGATCCGCCTCCCCGACGGGCAGGGCGGTCCCGTGCCCGCCGACGGGCACGACGACGCCGAGCTCGCCGAGCTCGGCCTGGCCGAGAAGCTGGGCCTCCGGGCCCGCGGTGAGTCGCCGGACGACACCGGCGCACAGGATGTGGGGCCCACGCGATGAGACTCGGACTCGTCCTCTCCGAGGTCGGCCACGGCCTCCGTCGGAACGTCAGCATGGTCGTCTCGGTCGTGCTCGTCACCTTCATCTCGCTCACGTTCGTGGGCGCGGCGGTCCTC
This is a stretch of genomic DNA from Clavibacter zhangzhiyongii. It encodes these proteins:
- the ftsE gene encoding cell division ATP-binding protein FtsE; amino-acid sequence: MIRFDHVSKVYPGNPRPALSSVDLEILRGEFVFLVGASGSGKSSFLRLVLKEDRPTQGTIHVLGQQLNQLSSRKVPYYRRSLGVVFQDFRLLPNKSVFDNVAFTLQVIGKSRGFIQEAVPDVLAMVGLQGKEQRLPHELSGGEQQRVAIARAVVNKPAVLLADEPTGNLDPLTSAGIMQVLERINANGTTVIMATHDSGIVDQMQKRVIELIGGEVVRDEIGGQYQTSAIDLPRTAENPVGVNPEHPPVAAPTPVFVPAAPLPAPKRPTAPAEPATAAERREKARRDKQRRADEKARAKEEAAREAAAAKAARKAPRKGADERPAAVAAPAPTPAPAPEDASAATIIPAGAPDRDDRSDRDSRPARDDAPARGADDEDPVYAPSAFASAARVDPVPERDAGRDRPAPEPSADDLRADDRRASEAARPEQDRPGPTRSEPTAAEPPRTEPPRREPARAESVEQSPSRAVPVIRDEAPIVDDAPPAPPTPPAPSRRNGGGAAPAAPSTGSIRRLPEGTGVIRLPDGQGGPVPADGHDDAELAELGLAEKLGLRARGESPDDTGAQDVGPTR
- the prfB gene encoding peptide chain release factor 2 codes for the protein MIDQDFSSRITELRDTYSNIRSVVGVERLQQEVEELSAQAGEPDLWDDTEKAQKVTSDLSHRQSELKRIDELQRRLDDLDVLVEMAKDDEESAEEAVVELDGITKIMDELEVQTLLNGEFDPRPAVVTIRAGAGGVDAADFAEMLMRMYLRWAEQHDYRATVLDTSYAEEAGIKSATFEIDAPYAFGTLSVEAGTHRLVRMSPFNSAGKRQTSFAAVEVVPLIEQTESIDIPENDMRVDVFRSSGPGGQSVNTTDSAVRITHLPTGIVVTCQNEKSQIQNRAAALRVLQSRLLLVQREQEAATKKELAGNITASWGDQMRSYVLAPYQMVKDLRTEHEVNNPSNVFDGDLDGFISAGIRWRKSPERA
- a CDS encoding MFS transporter, yielding MSSPETPFSLREVALPALLPALLFSIGEGAIIPIIPIVAGSLGASLAIAAFIGGMIMLGELVGDIPSGSVVSRIGERTSMIGAAFVSIGGLVLCLLAPNPLVLGVGVFLIGVSTAVFALARHAFMTSFVPQAYRARALSTLGGTFRAGYFVGPFLAAAVIHLTGASQSAFVIHIVACLAAAVTLLVLPDPMDVVRRNRAADLQSAAPATAGEPQDDESVAAAAGTAPPARESAGLAQTLWRFKGVLVKLGSGAALIGAMRAGRGVLLPLWAVSIGISDANTALIIGIAGGVDFALFYASGQIMDRFGRLWSAVPSMVGLGIGYLVLALTPDLPTNVQWFIGVAMFMSVANGVGSGILMTLGADLAPREDPAPFLGAWRFTGDAGSAASPLLIAAITAGASLTIASGVMGVLGLIGAGILVRYVPRYVPRPRRPGA